Proteins found in one bacterium genomic segment:
- a CDS encoding response regulator, translating to MSKKILVVDDEPAIARLVKMSLAVEGYDVRTATSGFEALEEVAAWHPELIVLDIMMPGMNGYEVCVEIKSKPQTKQIKVVFLTARGNPGDAQQGFTVGGDDYIMKPFDPEELLEKVKSIIGAGD from the coding sequence ATGTCAAAGAAGATACTTGTTGTCGATGATGAACCGGCAATTGCCCGTTTGGTCAAGATGAGTCTGGCAGTCGAAGGCTATGATGTCAGAACTGCGACCAGCGGATTTGAGGCGTTGGAAGAAGTGGCGGCATGGCATCCTGAACTGATTGTGCTCGATATTATGATGCCGGGCATGAACGGTTATGAGGTGTGTGTTGAGATAAAAAGCAAACCCCAGACCAAGCAGATAAAAGTGGTTTTTTTAACTGCCCGGGGGAATCCCGGTGATGCGCAGCAAGGATTCACGGTCGGCGGTGATGATTATATTATGAAGCCGTTTGATCCTGAAGAATTATTGGAAAAAGTAAAAAGCATTATCGGTGCCGGTGACTAA